The stretch of DNA GATTAAAAGAGTCTGTGCTGGTGACTGAAGGACTTTTTGGCGACATTCTGAGCGACCTAGCCGCCGCCCAAGCCGGCTCTATCGCGTTGTGCAGTTCGGCCAGTGTTAACCCTCATGTATCCAAAAATGGTTGTTGTGTCGGTTTGTTCGAACCGCTACACGGTACAGCACCCGACATAGCCGGAAAGGGCATCGCGAATCCAACAGGGGGCTACCTGGCGCTGGCCGCTGCCTTCGAATGGTTCCCCCCGACGGCCGAGTTTGCCAACCTGCTGCGTAAAGCATTAACACAGGCGCTGGAGGATGGGCCGGTGCCCCGGGATATTGCCGCTCGGGGTGCAACCGTCGCCACCACGGCCGAATTTGCCCAACACGTAAACGCTGTGTTTTTCGACTTGATGTATGAGGAAAAAATGCCAACGATTTGAGAACACTTTTCGACGAATTGGCCGCGGCTACTTGGCTGACACTAATACTTAGTATCTGAACGAAACTCTTTGCCCATACAAATGATAAGTTTTCGGTCAAACACTACTTAGGGCTCCATTTTAATAACGAATTGGAATAGAGTATCATTTTGTAATTAAAGTCGTTGATTTTTTTATAAACTTTGTATTGCAAAGTTCTTGTTATTATAGTATATTCTGCCGTAAATAGTTATTGGAGTCAGTGTGGTTTGCAAGTCATATACATGTTGCGTTAAAATTGTTAATGTTATAACACCCCGTTTTTGCGGGTATTGTTAATATAGTTAAGTAGCTTTTTTTATAATAGTGATATTGAAAATGAGAAGGAAAAACTTATGCTTGGCAAATGGATGAAACAGTCAATTGGTGCGAGACTACTCATAATTGGATTTTTAATTATCGTTTTTTTTATACCTGCTGCCATGATTCAATCTCTAATTCGTGAAAGACAGGAAAGGCGTGATGGAGCCATAAATGAAGTGAGTGCCAAATGGGGTCAAGAACAAACCTTAACAGGACCCATATTATCTGTTCCTTATAATTATCATTTTAAAAACGAAAAGGGAGAGATTGTAACAACAGTCATGTATGCACATTTTTTGCCTGAGAATTTGCATATCTCCGGAAAAATTTTCCCTGAGGTCAGGAATCGAGGTATATATGAGGTAGTACTCTATCATGCCGATTTGCATTTTGAAGGAATTTTTAGATACCCCAATCTTAGTGATTTAAAAGTACCTCAAAAAGACATTATTTGGCAAGACACATTTATTTCAGTAGGTATAACGGATATGAAGGGGATAAAGGATTTAGTTACTCTCAATATAAATGATACTCAATTATTAGCCAATTCAGGAATTGAAACAAATGACGTGCTGGAATCTGGTATCAGCAGGATTATTGATATTCTACAATCGAATCAAAATGTTGTATTTTCTTTCGATCTTAAATTAAATGGCAGCAGCGGCTTGCTGTTCACTCCAATTGGAAAAGAAACCAGTGTTGAAATTAGTTCAGAATGGTCAAATCCAAGTTTTATAGGTGAATTCCTTCCTGAATCGAGAGAAATAGATAATGATGGGTTTAATGCAAAGTGGAAAATATTTCACTTAAACAGAAATTATCCGCAAAAATGGCTCGGCGACAAATATAAGATTCAATCATCTTCTTTTGGTGTTAGTCTATTGCTTCCTGTCGATGAATATCAAAAAAATATGAGAACAGCTAAATATTCGTTCATGTTTATCGGCCTTACATTTCTTTCGTTTTTTATGATAGAATTATTAAATAGAAAAATTATACATCCTATTCAATATCTATTAATAGGATTTTCATTACTTGTATTTTATACACTTCTGCTATCGTTTTCTGAACATATGTTATTTAAATATGCTTATTTCCTGGCAAGTATTGCTACTGTTTCCTTGATTTCCACATACACAAAGAGCGTATTAAAAAGCAATCTTCACACAAGTATAATTTTGGGGATACTCGTTCTTCTTTACGGCTACTTATACATCGTTCTACAACTGCAAGATTTTGCATTGTTAATGGGTGGCATTGGACTGTTTGTTATATTAGCTGTGGTGATGTATCTGACCAGAAAGATTGATTGGTTTTCAGGAGTAAATCCTGAAGAAAATATCGAAAAAAAGGCAACTTAAGTGAAAGGTCGCAGCAAGAGGATACTAGTTTTCATCATTATGAGTGTTATAACACCCTATTTTGGAGGTACTCCAAGGAACGTCCCATCGATAAAGCAACCGAGCGCTTTCCTTCCACTGGTAATGTCGCTCGCCGCACTAGCCATGGTGCTTGGTCACGCTGCAATATACAGCATTTTCCCGAGGCCGATGAGGGGTCGGCTGCCCAAATCTTTCAGCTACTCATGGTGGGACAGACACCAGTGGTGGTATTCTTCGCAATCAAATGGCTGCCACAAGCTCCACGACAGACGCTGAAGGTACTTGCACTGCAAGCTGGCGCGTATCTGGCAGCAATTGTCGCCCTGTTTCTAACTTAAAGTCTTCTATTTTAACAGTTGAATAAAATTGCTTTTGCGATTAACCAGGGGAATTTTGCACAAAGTAACATTTATAAAAAAGTTTCATTTTAAATAAATGTTCTATGGCTACGCTCAATGGCCTCCTGTGCAATATTTTTTGCTTGATATTATAATAAAATGTTTTACATTAATGCAAAAAATATAAATTATGCACAATAAATCAAGCGGTTTAATATGGCACATTCCCTATATAATATGATTACTTTGATTTTTATACGGCTTTTCAGAGGACACCAATGACGACTTCTAAAGATTTAAAGTTTCACTGGCACTGATTGGCAGTACCAGTGAGCCCCTTTTTAGACCGCAGGAAGGAGCGTACTATGGATGAAACTACCCAATCCACGGGGCGACAAGAAGATAGGCTGATTCGCATTGGCGGCCTTGCAGTCCTAGTGGCTCTCGCGATTCACATTTTTGTTAACGGATTCCTCAAGAAATTTCCGCCCGAGAATCCATCGCTGCCAGAACTTAAAGACTATCTGACAGTTGAAGCCAGCACTTGGGCAATTGTTCACGGGCTAAAATATTTGGCGCTCGTTGGCCTTGTCGTCTTCGCAGCAGCGGTGTATTCGAGAACTTGCCGCAGCCGCAGGGCACTAGGGGCCGGTTGGGGAGTCGTTGGTTTGCTTGGGACTGCGATACACGTGACGAACGCAATGATTGCGAATGGCATTGAAATCATGGCCTTCTATGATTTCACTCTTCTTTCTGAAGAGGCGAGTCTGTTTTGGTTGCTGTTCCGCACCGTTCGAGTTCTATTCACGGCTGAGATTGTCGCTTGGGGTGTGGTTATCTTCGGATTTAGCATGGCAGGATTTCAGTCATCAACGCTTCCGCGTTGGATTTCATCGTTAGGATTTTTTAGTGCCACGGCATGCATGGTCTCTGGTGTCTTTGTTGTCTCTGTCCTCACTGAAGGTTGGGCCACAATACTCATAGACGTGGCTTCGATTACGGGCCTAGCCTGGTTCTCATGTGTCGGAGTCTACATGTTGATGCAGGGAGAGTCGTAGGATGCTCGTCATGAACACTCATTTCGATATCTCACGGAATGCCGA from candidate division KSB1 bacterium encodes:
- the creD gene encoding cell envelope integrity protein CreD: MLGKWMKQSIGARLLIIGFLIIVFFIPAAMIQSLIRERQERRDGAINEVSAKWGQEQTLTGPILSVPYNYHFKNEKGEIVTTVMYAHFLPENLHISGKIFPEVRNRGIYEVVLYHADLHFEGIFRYPNLSDLKVPQKDIIWQDTFISVGITDMKGIKDLVTLNINDTQLLANSGIETNDVLESGISRIIDILQSNQNVVFSFDLKLNGSSGLLFTPIGKETSVEISSEWSNPSFIGEFLPESREIDNDGFNAKWKIFHLNRNYPQKWLGDKYKIQSSSFGVSLLLPVDEYQKNMRTAKYSFMFIGLTFLSFFMIELLNRKIIHPIQYLLIGFSLLVFYTLLLSFSEHMLFKYAYFLASIATVSLISTYTKSVLKSNLHTSIILGILVLLYGYLYIVLQLQDFALLMGGIGLFVILAVVMYLTRKIDWFSGVNPEENIEKKAT